Proteins encoded by one window of Puntigrus tetrazona isolate hp1 chromosome 17, ASM1883169v1, whole genome shotgun sequence:
- the ccdc6a gene encoding coiled-coil domain-containing protein 6a, with protein MADSASESDTDGAGSSSSSATPQSSCTSAAASNTTTTTTSAATKAQGVVISQSRLEELTNRLASLQQENKVLKIELETFKLKCKALQEENRDLRKASVTIQARAEQEEEFISNTLFKKIQALQKEKETLAVNYEKEEEFLTNDLSRKLMQLQHEKAELEQHLEQEQEFQVNKLMKKIKKLENDTISKQLTLEQLRREKIDLENTLEQEQEALVNRLWKRMDKLEAEKRILQEKLDQPVSAPPSPREVSMEIDSPENMMRHIRFLKSEVERLKRSLRTTELQHTEKRAQYIEEERQMREENIRLQRKLQREMERREALCRQLSESESSLEMDDERYFNEMSAQGLRARTVSSPIPYTPSPSSSRPISPGLSYASHTVGFTPPATLSRAPLPHYTSPGLHIHPGPSHAVQRPSPRRSTSPDKFKRPTPPPSPNTHSGAQHPPPPPPPAQPMMQSGSSHSVTSQNPPSQP; from the exons ATGGCGGACAGCGCGAGCGAGAGCGACACGGACGGCGCGGGCAGCAGCAGTAGCTCCGCCACCCCGCAGTCCTCCTGCACCTCGGCGGCCGCCTCCAACACCACCACGACCACAACGAGCGCCGCCACCAAAGCCCAGGGCGTCGTGATCTCGCAGTCCCGTTTGGAGGAGCTGACAAACCGGCTCGCTTCGCTGCAGCAGGAGAACAAAGTGCTGAAGATCGAGCTGGAGACGTTCAAGCTGAAGTGCAAAGCGCTGCAGGAGGAGAACCGCGACCTGCGCAAAGCTAGCGTCACCATC CAAGCGCGTGCAGAACAAGAAGAGGAGTTTATCTCCAATACTTTATTTAAGAAGATTCAGGCACTGCAAAAGGAGAAAGAGACACTTGCCGTCAACTATGAGAAAGAAGAGGAGTTCCTTACCAATGACTTGTCCAGGAAGCTCATGCAG CTTCAGCATGAAAAGGCAGAGCTGGAGCAGCATTTGGAGCAAGAGCAGGAATTCCAGGTCAataaactgatgaagaagatCAAAAAACTGGAGAACGACACCATCTCCAAACAGCTCACTCTGGAGCAG CTCCGACGTGAGAAGATTGATCTGGAAAACACTCTGGAACAAGAGCAGGAGGCACTAGTGAACCGGCTTTGGAAGCGCATGGACAAACTCGAGGCAGAAAAAAG GATTCTGCAGGAGAAGCTTGACCAGCCAGTGTCAGCCCCGCCCTCTCCACGTGAAGTTTCCATGGAGATTGACTCTCCGGAGAATATGATGCGGCACATCCGCTTCCTCAAGAGTGAAGTGGAGAGGCTCAAACGCAGCCTCCGCACTACAGAGCTCCAGC ACACAGAGAAGCGGGCTCAATATATTGAGGAGGAAAGGCAAATGAGGGAAGAGAACATTCGTCTTCAGAGAAAACTtcagagagaaatggagagaagGGAGGCACTGTGTAGACAGCTGTCAGAGAGTGAGAGCAGCCTTGAGATGGATGATGAGAG ATATTTTAATGAGATGTCTGCTCAGGGACTGAGAGCTCGTACGGTGTCCAGTCCAATCCCCTACACCCCCTCTCCTTCCTCCAGCCGCCCCATCTCCCCTG GTTTGTCGTACGCTAGTCACACGGTTGGTTTCACCCCTCCAGCCACACTGAGCCGAGCACCACTCCCCCACTACACATCTCCCGGGCTACACATCCACCCAGGACCCTCACATGCTGTACAG AGGCCATCCCCAAGGAGAAGCACCAGCCCAGATAAGTTTAAGCGTCCGACGCCTCCTCCctccccaaacacacactctggaGCACAGCACcctcctccaccaccaccacccgCACAGCCGATGATGCAGTCTGGCTCCTCCCACTCTGTGACGTCACAGAACCCCCCCTCTCAGCCTTAA